The sequence below is a genomic window from Colletotrichum destructivum chromosome 4, complete sequence.
GACGACATCATGGCGGGCATCCGCCAGCGGCGCGCCGAGAAGTACGGCGACACAACAACGGACGAGTCCCGCCCCATGGGCCTCCCCGCCGAGGTAGCCGAGCGGTGCTCACTGACGCACGCGACCACGGTCGAGTTCCTGCACCAGTTCTGGAACGCGTTCCTCTCGGGAGACCCGGACCGCGCCAACGAGTTGCAGTACCTTGTCGAGTCGCTGGGCCGTTCGGCCGAGCGCAtcaacgccgtcgctgaggaggccgagagggcCCGAGACGATATCATCCgcgccaagaagaaggaaatTATGGATTACTACAAGGCGACGGGTAAGAAGATTAGGGGGTGGCGGCCGGAGCACGAGAAGGGCGGGCGCAAGGCCGTGCTGGCCATCATGCAACCCACGCTCGAGGCGCTCAAAAAGGCCCAGGCGGATTACCAGCGGGCTCTTGCTGCCGAAGGGGTGCAGCTTTCCACCGAGGCTTAAGGTTCAGCAGATAATCCTCCGGTCTACACTTGATTACACCATTGGGGCGGGCGCGGGATTGTATATTAGAGCAACTAGCACGGCGATCAGCATCACGTGTTTCCTATAACGCGAGACAATATTCGGTCATGGCACCTCTCAGCAGACATGCCACGTACGTGAGCGTGGAAATCACATTCTCACATCGCCAAGCTGGAGGCATTCGATAGTGTTGAGacaaacaaaaagaaaacgtCATCTATGATTTTGTAAGGCTAATCCCATACACAGGAGACATAAGCCATTCGTAGCCTGCCTTCGAGATTGAAATCCCGCACGAAGCTCTCTCGTGAGTATTGATACAGTAAGTCCACCACATCTCATTCTACAGCGGCGTTGCCCTCCCCCCGTGTAGCAAAATCGTACAACAGACAAGCACAAACTCCTCTGGGCATAAGGCCTCCGACCGCGCAAGGGTCAAGGACCCCCCCATCTTCCTAGAACTTTAGCCATTAAAAAGAACACGCATTTGTGTCGGAGAAGTAAAGAAGGAGGTAGTACAGGGCAGGCAAAAAAGttccttctccccctcgCCCTACGCAACAGCTTGACGAACCCgggcctcctcggcatctgccGACGTTGGCAGCACGCCGAAGCCCAtgcccctcttcttctggctGTTCTTCGCCCGTACGTCGCCGTACTTCTCGTCGAACCGTCGAATGCTCTTGAGGCTGTCCATGTCCTCGCTAACACTGGCGGCGATCATTTTGAGCGCCTTGTCAAAGTGATCCTTCCTCAGCGTGCGCTTGGGTGGGAACACGTAGGGCGCCGGGCCCGTGTGCCTGGCGGCCTCTTCGCTCTCCTCTTGGACGGCcgtcatggcggcggcgacgcaAAGGTTCTTGAGATCGGAGCCAGAGTACAGCACCGTCTTGCGcgcgatgtcgtcgacggagacggaAGCGTCCAGATCCTCGCCCTTGAGGAGGATgcggaggatggcggcgcggtCCGGCTTCAGcggcaggtcgacgaggatcttgcgcggcaggcggcggaggacggcgtcgtcgaggtcgaatGGTCGGTTGGTGGCGACCATGATGAAGGCCTTGGTGTCGGACATACCGTCCCACTCACGGAGGAACTGGTTGATGGTCTCGCGGTGCGCGGCGCGGTTGCGCTGCCCGCGGGCCGCGAGGAGagcgtcggcctcgtcgatgaagatgacgagcGGCGACAGCTTCTTGGCGAGCGAGAAGAGGGCGCGCACGTTCTTCTCGCTCTGTCCCACGTACATGTCGTTGATGCTGGCGCCGCTGACCTCGAGCATGTTGGCGCCGCTTtccttggcgacggccttggcgagaaGCGTCTTGCCCGTGCCCGGCGGCCCGTAAAGGAGGCAGCCCGGGATCCGGTCCGTAGCGAGGACGCCGTAGGTAAAGGCCTCGGGGCGGACGAGGGACAGCGACGTGAGGAGTTTGAGGTTGTTCTTGGTCTCCGCGTCGGCGTGGACGTCGTCGAACGTCGTCTTGATCTCGCTGCTGTTGACGAGGCCGCTGaggagcttcttctcgtagTCGTTGTAGTTACCCGACACGCGGAGGCGTTCGGGCTCGGGTTTCTGCATGTCGGAGGGGGCGGCGCTCCCACCGGCAACGGAGGTCTTGGAACGCGTCGGCCGGTCTTGGAGGCGGTGCATCTGGGCGGTGCTGTAGCTGCTGgactcgacgacgtcgaagagCACGCGCCACGACTGGTCGGGGTCGGCGGAGCCCTGGCAGGCGTAGAAGAGGCGGGTGATGTGATagacgtcggcgagggggaggatggAGGTGGCCAGGACGCGGGGGATCAGTGAGACTTCCATGTAAgagccctcggcgtcgtcgaggaggaactGTGGAGGTGAGGACTTGGACACGCCGACGATGCGCAGCTTGCTCGTGTCAGGCGAGTGACCGGCAATTGTCTTCAGCATGTGCTGGATGTTCCGCAGATTCTCCTGCAGGTAGTCGTTGGCCTCGTAAATCTTCTTGGTGTTGCTGGCATTGGTGATGCGCTGGAAGTTCAGGGGCAGAggaataagacactcttcGGCGGCGATTTCTTTCAGCGTCGATGCATATTGGTCCGAGGGGTTCTCGTTGGACGATGTGCCGACGAGCGTGACCTTCTTGCCGGCGCGCCACATCGTATCGACGATGGCGCGAAGCCTGCCGATGAGCAGCGCTCCCTCGAGCGTCATGTTGAGCTCAACGAAGTCGTCCACGTGGATGATAAGGCTCCGGTCGGGCTGCGACGTCATCTTGGAGGCCGAGTGGGCAatctcctcgaggacggcattGATCTTGAGGTTCTCCCATCGGTCTACAGAAGGAAGAACGTAGTCCTTGGCACCCTCTTTGATCTTCTGAAGCTCGTTGTCCATGGGGCTGTTGTAGCCACCATCGACAGCGTGATCCCGAAGGTTGACCCaggcggcctcgatctcTCCGGACAGGTCCTCCTCATTAGGCTTGGACGGCTCTTCGGTCTTGGCCAGTCGCCCGTTCATCTCCGCCGCACGGTATCCCAACATGGACATGGGACCTCGCGAGTAGGCGCAATCCTGTCCAATGTAGTCGCCTACAAGCACTGCCAACTCCTGCGCATCAAGGTGGATgaggtcggcctcgacgcacGACGCAACGTGTTTCATGAGCTTCTTGGTGTGACTTCGGCCGGTGTAGTTCGGGATGTTGACAACAGTAAGAGGTCTCTTGAGCTCTCTCCCCGCCGCGCTTGCATCCGGCCGCAGAGAGAGCTCGGCGCGCACCGCTGTGACGATCTCGCCGCGGATCCTAGGGTCAAATAGCCTAAGTCCGTCGcgcctcggcttcggctgTCCCTCCTCGATGTATTGCTCAACCAGCGACTGCAGAACACTGTCTTGGCCAGGATCCTGTACGGTATCGGCGTCGATGGTTTCGCGGGTGTGTTGCGACAAGAGGTTGGACAGGACGAACTTGTTCGAGTAACGAAGCATGTCTGCGAATTCggtcgtcggcagcggctcGCGAGAGCTCTGCAGATTGTTCGAGGACCGCATCTCGTCGATGGAAAGGCTCAGCCACTGTGAAGCCTCGGCCAGGATTCGATTCCTCCTCTCGATGGCCTCCAAATTTCCCTGCCGCAGCGCATTTTCCAGCTTCGATTCGTTCCAGGAGGCGTGGCTGAATACCAAATCCAAATCTTTCCACAGCAGATCGTGCCAGCGGGCGCCCATGTACCGTTGGTGCCAGATATCGTTCGTGAGGGTGTTGATTCGGTTCCCTGGATCGTATAACGACACGCCGGTCTCAAGGAAGCTCTGCGGTAGCTTAACCGGTGGGAGCTCGTCAGCGGGCCGTGGTCTCGCAAGACGCGCTCTCGCGGAAGCGAAGGCGCCGCCCCTCGAGCGTCGGAATGCCGAATCTGTCGAGTTGGTCTCGGTCTTGTTCAAAGCATCATCTCggctcctgctgctggcgtCATCCTGCGGCTCGCTGGCCGGTTTCTCTGGTGGTTTCCCGTCCTCTGCGCCTTCGGACGGACTTTTCCGTAACCTATACGACGGGTGGAATTGCCGACACTGGCTGCGATGGGCGACTGATAGCGCTAACCTTGACGACGCAGAGACTCGGGAGGCTGAGGCAAGGGCCCGGGGCCCGATTGCATGCATTCGGACGGACAAGGTGGAAAATGCCAGCAATTGGCGGTTTCTTTGCATGGGAAGAGTGACCTTTCGCGCCGTAAAGCTCTTTGTGCAAGCGCTTTGCTTAGTGAGAGCGGCGGAATCTCGGCAGAGCCTTCACCGAGCCTCACCGATCTCCACACCGAGTTACAGTGATATCACTGGGTGGGCCCTAGACCTAGTAATACAAGATTCGGCATGCTCCGGGTAATTATCTCGGCCGGTTACAATACCTACTGAATCTTCGCACGAGGCTTCGGAGTAGTGTCCACTGTCAAGTGTTCATTTGGATTGATGCCTGCAGGCAATGATAACGAGCTATATGACAAGACGGCGCCCTCCACCAATTCCACAGGTCAGAGAAGTAACACTTATCTGAGAATGTTCTCCTCAGAAGACCAGGTCCTCTCCGTAGTCAAACAAGTCTCGATCATTAGGCGACCGCTTCACCCTTGTCCACCACTCATGCCAAGTCCTCAGTTGATCAAATAAACTTGTCGTCAGCCCCGGCATGGTCCACTGGGGTCTGAGGGAGCCTTGCCCGGATTGTGTCGAGGGTGTGCCGCGGTTGATCGCCGACACCGTCAAGAGCGGTCCTGTTGTGACCCAGTTCCTGCTGATGTCGTTGCTGATATGCTCAGACCAGGTCAGTACTGTGGTGTCTTGGACCCTGAAATCTTTGTTGTGAGCCTTCAGGTAGCGGAACagcctcgagggcgccatgAAGGGTACGACGCCTTTGTCAAACTCAGCACCGATGTATTCCTGAGCGCCTTCGGCAAGCAGACTGAACCATTGCAGTCTCTCCATGACGTCGTCCCATCCCTTGACGGCTCTTGGCATCAGCGAGAAAGACTCGATGGATGGCTGAAAGGCATTGAGAAGCCAGGTAATTTTCCTGAGCACGTGAACATGCTCAACGCAAAGTGCCGGGTCCTTCACCGCCATGGCCCAGGCCAACATCGTCGTTACCAAGGCAGGGATGCAGGCGAAGCTGTCCTCGCTCACTTGATGAGCTATAGTTGACCCGGTCAATGCCAGCCTAAGAGCATCGCACAGTACGTCAAGCATTGCATAGGCCTCATGGCTGGACAGTGTGGCATGCAAAACTGCAGGGAGCATCTTCCCCAGGATGAATGACATGATGGCGTCGTGTTTTAAGGCCCCCTTCAGAAGGAGTACCTCGTTCGGCAGTCGATCTCGTTGAAGAGCCCCTTTGAAGTTGTTAAGGAAAAAGTGGAAGAGAGTGCTCGGGACTCTGCGATCGCCTTCCGCGAGCTTAAATCCATAGGACTGGATCAGGGCCGCTTGGAGTTGAGGATCCTGCATGGGCGGAGAGTACTCCTTGCTCACTTCCAGGAAGAATTTCTGCACAGGGCAGATGTCTGTGCCGTGGGCTTTGATTAGAGAAACGATACTTCGAACAAACTTGACATAGCTTGGATGCTCAGACGAGTCGGTTGCCATTGCTTGGACGTCGGTCCGCATTTGGTTCATGACGGCGTTGAGCACTCTCTCAAAGTCGGCACGCATGTTTCTCTTGGCGGCGGTATCCGCTGTTTGTAGTGACTGTCGCATCCAGGACACCGCATCTGAAAGTGTTAGTGATATCATATCCGATCAAAAACAGGGTGTACTTACGTTCGAAGGAATCACGGTTGGACAGGTAACCTGGATTGACAACTAGCCCTGCACTTTTGTCGGGAACAAAAGGATATCCCTGGCGCTGTAGCTGCTGCCCGAACTGGTTTTCAAACCTCAAGCAGTGGCTTGGCTGTACGATGATCAAGAGCCACAGCTGTAAGAGACTGGTTCCAATATCCTGGTTCATGTTAATTATGCTGGTGCGCCGCATATGGCTTTGCATCCCTCACCTCTAGGTTGATCACCGCTCCCTTCTGTGCAACCACAGAGAGAAACAGGGGAAGATACTGGCGCTGTTCCCAACTGAGCTTGTTTGGTACCTTGCCAAAAAGCCCGTACTTGGTAGGTTTAAAGACTTGCGAGAGCGCCTGCAATTAGTTAGCATGCTGCACTCCCCCCACAAGACCTCAATGTACTTGCCATCATAGTACAACGCACAAACAGCCCGACCATGCTGCCAGAAATAACAACAGCCTGCTCGACGCAAGACTTTGGCATCGACGAGGTACCAGGGTTTCCATGGGACTGATTTGACAATAGGCAGCGTGCCGTGGAGAGAAACACAGCGGCGAGTTCGCGATCCAGCATCTGAAACGGTTAAACCAACTATCAGGCAAAAGTGGAGGAAGTTAACCTACGAGGATGGCATCTTCCGACTCCAATGTCCTGGATGCCATACTGTCTTG
It includes:
- a CDS encoding Putative AAA+ ATPase domain, ATPase, AAA-type, core, AAA ATPase, AAA+ lid domain-containing protein, giving the protein MQRNRQLLAFSTLSVRMHAIGPRALASASRVSASSRLALSVAHRSQCRQFHPSYRLRKSPSEGAEDGKPPEKPASEPQDDASSRSRDDALNKTETNSTDSAFRRSRGGAFASARARLARPRPADELPPVKLPQSFLETGVSLYDPGNRINTLTNDIWHQRYMGARWHDLLWKDLDLVFSHASWNESKLENALRQGNLEAIERRNRILAEASQWLSLSIDEMRSSNNLQSSREPLPTTEFADMLRYSNKFVLSNLLSQHTRETIDADTVQDPGQDSVLQSLVEQYIEEGQPKPRRDGLRLFDPRIRGEIVTAVRAELSLRPDASAAGRELKRPLTVVNIPNYTGRSHTKKLMKHVASCVEADLIHLDAQELAVLVGDYIGQDCAYSRGPMSMLGYRAAEMNGRLAKTEEPSKPNEEDLSGEIEAAWVNLRDHAVDGGYNSPMDNELQKIKEGAKDYVLPSVDRWENLKINAVLEEIAHSASKMTSQPDRSLIIHVDDFVELNMTLEGALLIGRLRAIVDTMWRAGKKVTLVGTSSNENPSDQYASTLKEIAAEECLIPLPLNFQRITNASNTKKIYEANDYLQENLRNIQHMLKTIAGHSPDTSKLRIVGVSKSSPPQFLLDDAEGSYMEVSLIPRVLATSILPLADVYHITRLFYACQGSADPDQSWRVLFDVVESSSYSTAQMHRLQDRPTRSKTSVAGGSAAPSDMQKPEPERLRVSGNYNDYEKKLLSGLVNSSEIKTTFDDVHADAETKNNLKLLTSLSLVRPEAFTYGVLATDRIPGCLLYGPPGTGKTLLAKAVAKESGANMLEVSGASINDMYVGQSEKNVRALFSLAKKLSPLVIFIDEADALLAARGQRNRAAHRETINQFLREWDGMSDTKAFIMVATNRPFDLDDAVLRRLPRKILVDLPLKPDRAAILRILLKGEDLDASVSVDDIARKTVLYSGSDLKNLCVAAAMTAVQEESEEAARHTGPAPYVFPPKRTLRKDHFDKALKMIAASVSEDMDSLKSIRRFDEKYGDVRAKNSQKKRGMGFGVLPTSADAEEARVRQAVA